A single genomic interval of Vulpes vulpes isolate BD-2025 chromosome 3, VulVul3, whole genome shotgun sequence harbors:
- the OTULINL gene encoding inactive ubiquitin thioesterase OTULINL isoform X2: protein MIDLKTWEGSDQVYSWMLVTSQALGTVWRIAKGSVMLAASFLVPALCYFRRMHYDLGHWLKWWIGYLQRKFKRNLSVEAEVDLLSYCVREWKGETPRAKMMRKACEELFWRHHIKCVRQVKRDNYAALRSVLFQIFSQGLSFPSWMKEKDIVKLPEKLLFSQGCNWIQQYSFGPEKYTGSNVFGKLRKCVDLLKTQWTEFNGIKDYHKRGNMCNILFSDPLLEYKLYEALKFIMLYQVTEVYEQMKTNKVIPSLFQLLFSRETSSDPLSFMINHLNSVGDTCGLEQIDMFILGHSLEIKIKVFRLFKFNSRDFEVCYPDLAPREWPEISLLTENDHHYHIPVF, encoded by the exons ATGATCGACCTCAAAACTTGGGAAG gaagTGACCAAGTTTACTCCTGGATGCTAGTCACCAGCCAAGCTTTAGGGACCGTGTGGAGAATAGCAAAGGGGTCAGTGATGCTGGCAGCTTCATTTCTGGTGCCTGCCCTCTGCTACTTCAGGAGGATGCACTATGATTTAGGGCACTGGCTGAAATG GTGGATTGGATATCTGCAGAGAAAattcaaaa GGAACCTCAGCGTGGAGGCGGAGGTCGACCTACTGAGTTACTGTGTGagagagtggaaaggagagacgcCACGTGCCAAGATGATGCGGAAG GCTTGTGAGGAGCTGTTTTGGCGGCATCACATTAAATGTGTCCGGCAAGTAAAGAGAGATAATTATGCTGCTCTGAGGTCAGTGCTGTTTCAGATATTCAGCCAAGGCCTCTCCTTTCCATCCTGGATGAAAGAGAAGGACATCGTGAAG CTTCCTGAAAAACTGCTCTTTTCACAAGGTTGTAATTGGATCCAGCAATACAGTTTTGGTCCTGAGAAGTATACAGGTTCCAATGTGTTTGGAAAATTGCGTAAATGCGTGGATTTATTGAAAACACAG tgGACTGAATTTAATGGAATTAAAGATTATCACAAGAGAGGAAATATGTGCAACATCCTTTTTTCTGATCCTCTTCTGGAATATAAACTGTATGAAGCTTTAAAGTTTATCATGCTATATCAAGTCACTGAAGTTTATGAACAAATGAAGACTAACAAAGTCATTCCCAGTCTTTTTCAACTCCTGTTTTCCCGGGAAACATCCTCTGACCCTTTAAGCTTCATGATAAACCATCTGAATTCTGTGGGCGACACATGTGGACTAGAGCAG ATTGATATGTTTATTCTTGGACACTCCcttgaaataaagataaaagtgtTCAGGCTGTTCAAGTTTAACTCCAGAGACTTCGAGGTCTGCTACCCAGACTTGGCGCCCAGGGAGTGGCCAGAGATCTCCCTGCTGACGGAAAATGACCACCACTATCACATTCCTGTCTTTTAA
- the OTULINL gene encoding inactive ubiquitin thioesterase OTULINL isoform X1 → MAARRSPPRARARAGARARARGSDQVYSWMLVTSQALGTVWRIAKGSVMLAASFLVPALCYFRRMHYDLGHWLKWWIGYLQRKFKRNLSVEAEVDLLSYCVREWKGETPRAKMMRKACEELFWRHHIKCVRQVKRDNYAALRSVLFQIFSQGLSFPSWMKEKDIVKLPEKLLFSQGCNWIQQYSFGPEKYTGSNVFGKLRKCVDLLKTQWTEFNGIKDYHKRGNMCNILFSDPLLEYKLYEALKFIMLYQVTEVYEQMKTNKVIPSLFQLLFSRETSSDPLSFMINHLNSVGDTCGLEQIDMFILGHSLEIKIKVFRLFKFNSRDFEVCYPDLAPREWPEISLLTENDHHYHIPVF, encoded by the exons ATGGCGGCGCGGAGAAGCCCcccgcgggcgcgggcgcgggcgggggcgcgggcgcgagCGCGAG gaagTGACCAAGTTTACTCCTGGATGCTAGTCACCAGCCAAGCTTTAGGGACCGTGTGGAGAATAGCAAAGGGGTCAGTGATGCTGGCAGCTTCATTTCTGGTGCCTGCCCTCTGCTACTTCAGGAGGATGCACTATGATTTAGGGCACTGGCTGAAATG GTGGATTGGATATCTGCAGAGAAAattcaaaa GGAACCTCAGCGTGGAGGCGGAGGTCGACCTACTGAGTTACTGTGTGagagagtggaaaggagagacgcCACGTGCCAAGATGATGCGGAAG GCTTGTGAGGAGCTGTTTTGGCGGCATCACATTAAATGTGTCCGGCAAGTAAAGAGAGATAATTATGCTGCTCTGAGGTCAGTGCTGTTTCAGATATTCAGCCAAGGCCTCTCCTTTCCATCCTGGATGAAAGAGAAGGACATCGTGAAG CTTCCTGAAAAACTGCTCTTTTCACAAGGTTGTAATTGGATCCAGCAATACAGTTTTGGTCCTGAGAAGTATACAGGTTCCAATGTGTTTGGAAAATTGCGTAAATGCGTGGATTTATTGAAAACACAG tgGACTGAATTTAATGGAATTAAAGATTATCACAAGAGAGGAAATATGTGCAACATCCTTTTTTCTGATCCTCTTCTGGAATATAAACTGTATGAAGCTTTAAAGTTTATCATGCTATATCAAGTCACTGAAGTTTATGAACAAATGAAGACTAACAAAGTCATTCCCAGTCTTTTTCAACTCCTGTTTTCCCGGGAAACATCCTCTGACCCTTTAAGCTTCATGATAAACCATCTGAATTCTGTGGGCGACACATGTGGACTAGAGCAG ATTGATATGTTTATTCTTGGACACTCCcttgaaataaagataaaagtgtTCAGGCTGTTCAAGTTTAACTCCAGAGACTTCGAGGTCTGCTACCCAGACTTGGCGCCCAGGGAGTGGCCAGAGATCTCCCTGCTGACGGAAAATGACCACCACTATCACATTCCTGTCTTTTAA